In Miscanthus floridulus cultivar M001 chromosome 5, ASM1932011v1, whole genome shotgun sequence, one genomic interval encodes:
- the LOC136451392 gene encoding RING-H2 finger protein ATL39-like → MSSPPPLVPDGGGPIPFMNRQQQQQQHPDYSLSGHVLLTAVVILAMITVVFVLIRLLLYQFVARGRGSLALGVRRSFGSFGRRSARHGLDASALAALPVTTYRVRWADDGGGDGPSSASGSAGTGTSSAAADCAVCLSELADGEKVRALPGCGHVFHVDCVDAWLRSRTTCPVCRAEVRPKATAGADARPSPPPALIGAEGGTLVVTVEGAAVGAGDARRTSVLGFGQPSSAVG, encoded by the coding sequence ATGTCGAGCCCTCCGCCGCTGGTGCCCGACGGCGGCGGGCCGATCCCGTTCATGaaccggcagcagcagcagcagcagcatccggACTACAGCTTGAGCGGCCACGTCCTGCTCACGGCCGTCGTCATCCTCGCCATGATCACCGTCGTCTTCGTCCTCATCCGCCTGCTGCTCTACCAGTTCGTGGCGCGCGGCCGGGGCAGCCTGGCCCTGGGCGTCCGCCGCTCCTTCGGCTCCTTCGGCAGGAGGAGCGCCCGCCACGGGCTCGACGCGTCCGCGCTCGCCGCGCTGCCAGTCACCACGTACCGCGTCCGCTgggccgacgacggcggcggcgacgggccTAGCTCCGCCTCCGGCAGCGCCGGGACCGGGACGTCGTCGGCGGCCGCGGACTGCGCGGTGTGCCTGTCGGAGCTCGCGGACGGCGAGAAGGTGCGAGCGCTGCCAGGCTGCGGCCACGTCTTCCACGTCGACTGCGTCGACGCGTGGCTGCGGTCCCGGACCACGTGCCCGGTGTGCCGGGCCGAGGTGCGGCCCAAGGCGACGGCGGGGGCGGACGCGCGCCCGTCGCCGCCTCCGGCGTTGATCGGTGCGGAGGGGGGGACGTTGGTCGTGACCGTGGAAGGCGCCGCCGTGGGGGCCGGGGACGCGCGCCGCACGTCCGTGCTGGGTTTCGGTCAACCGTCCAGTGCCGTAGGGTAG
- the LOC136451393 gene encoding RING-H2 finger protein ATL39-like: protein MSSNGTASPGAGGGTRCCKATTLVAVAATSFVCCFILVVAFLFVRFLLLRQRWHPRARRLLQEQHHRSKPGLDAAVIALIPPFPYLRQADAEAEGSTSVPAAATECVVCLGVLDEGQMVRQLPGCKHVFHQECIDVWLASRASCPVCRGKAEPPAPARAEDRAAAASTPARVAAVDMFGDEERTSSSTPRGSRG, encoded by the coding sequence ATGTCCTCCAACGGCACGGCCTCGCCGGGAGCCGGCGGCGGCACCCGGTGCTGCAAAGCGACGACGCTGGTGGCCGTAGCCGCCACGTCATTCGTCTGCTGCTTCATCCTCGTCGTCGCCTTCCTCTTCGTGCGCTTCCTCCTGCTTCGCCAGCGCTGGCACCCCCGAGCGAGAAGGCTCCTGCAGGAGCAGCATCATCGGTCCAAGCCCGGCCTTGACGCCGCGGTCATCGCCCTGATCCCGCCCTTCCCGTACCTGCGGCAAGCCGACGCCGAGGCTGAGGGCTCGACCTCAGTGCCGGCCGCCGCCACTGAGTGCGTGGTCTGCCTCGGCGTCCTGGACGAGGGGCAGATGGTGAGGCAGCTCCCCGGCTGCAAGCACGTGTTCCACCAGGAGTGCATCGACGTGTGGCTCGCGTCGCGCGCGTCGTGCCCGGTCTGCCGCGGCAAGGCCgagccgccggcgccggcacgGGCCGAGGACAGGGCCGCCGCAGCTTCCACGCCGGCGCGTGTCGCGGCGGTCGATATGTTCGGCGACGAGGAGCGTACCTCGTCGTCCACGCCGCGAGGCTCGAGAGGCTGA
- the LOC136454165 gene encoding eukaryotic translation initiation factor 3 subunit I-like, with translation MRPILMKGHERPLTFLRYNRDGDLLFSCAKDHTPTVWYADNGDRLGTYRGHNGAVWTCDVSRDSARLITASADQTAKLWEVSTGKELFSFRFDAPARSVEFAIGDALAVITTYNFMDHVPTVQVKHIAEDIDDQPDESALVITGIKGRINRTVWGPLNRTIITAGEDATIRIWDSEVRIACCYMPAHFIWIQGLKIRFRY, from the exons ATGAGGCCGATCCTGATGAAGGGCCACGAGCGCCCGCTGACGTTCCTGCGCTACAACCGCGACGGGGATCTCCTCTTCTCCTGCGCCAAGGACCACACCCCCACGGTCTGGTACGCCGACAATGGCGACCGCCTCGGCACCTACCGAGGCCACAACGGCGCCGTCTGGACCTGCGACGTCTCCCGCGACTCGGCGCGCCTCATCACCGCATCCGCCGACCAGACCGCCAAGCTCTGGGAGGTCAGCACGGGGAAGGAGCTCTTCAGCTTCCGCTTCGACGCGCCCGCCAGGTCCGTCGAGTTCGCGATCGGGGACGCGCTTGCCGTCATCACCACATACAACTTCATGGACCACGTCCCCACCGTCCAGGTCAAGCACATCGCCGAGGACATCGACGACC AGCCGGACGAGTCTGCACTCGTCATCACCGGCATCAAGGGGAGGATAAACAGGACCGTTTGGGGGCCACTGAACAGGACCATCATCACTGCCGGGGAGGACGCCACCATTCGCATCTGGGACTCGGAGGTTAGGATAGCATGCTGTTATATGCCTGCACATTTTATTTGGATCCAGGGACTAAAGATTAGATTTAGATACTAA